CAGATATCAACAAAACAAGAGGCCATAGAATCATTTGTTACAGTTCTAAATGGTACTGCAAGCCAGGCCAAAATAGAGATCACTGCACTAAATTCAGCTGCGGGCCTAGTTGTAGGAAATGTTGCCAAAGACCTAGAGGAAGGACTGGAAATGTCACTGGAATCAATAAATTCTGGTCAGGCATTTTCTCACTTTGAAAATTTTGTCAAAGATTGTGGTGATTATTCCAAGTTAAAGGAGATTACACAATGAAAACGCTACAGAAATTATTTGACAATTCCCACAAGGCAATATCTGACGGCATTTATGACATAACAGAAAAAATCCCAAAATCAAAAATTGATCTAATACAATCAATAAAAGAAAATAAGCATGCATCACTAATCACCGAAGTAAAGTTCTCATCTCCATCACTAGGTAAAATACGCAAAAAATCTGACCCGGTTCAGATTGCTCAAGCCATGGTGGGGGGAGGAGCCAAGGCACTATCAGTTCTCACACAACCATATCTTTTTGAGGGCTCACCGCAATATTTCATGGAAATTAGAAAGCAGGTAAAAATCCCAATGTTGATGAAAGATATAGTAGTTGACAAGGTGCAAATCGATGCGGCAAGAAAAATAGGCGCAGATTACATGTTATTAATCCAGTCGTTGTTTGATGTTGGTCTGCTCAAGGATATTGACGAGTATATCGATTATGGGCACAAAAACGGCCTAATGGTATTATTAGAAGCCCACACAAAATCAGAATTTACCAATTCTCTAAAGACAAAGGCGGATCTAGTTGGAATAAACAATCGAAACCTAGACACCTTGCAAATTGACATTAATACAACAAAAAAGCTGCTGGAAGGATTTGATAATCATAGAATCATAGTATCTGAAAGCGGAATTGAAACCCCCCAAGACATACAATTTCTAAAAAAATGCGGTGCAGGCGCATT
The genomic region above belongs to Nitrososphaerota archaeon and contains:
- a CDS encoding indole-3-glycerol-phosphate synthase, producing the protein MKTLQKLFDNSHKAISDGIYDITEKIPKSKIDLIQSIKENKHASLITEVKFSSPSLGKIRKKSDPVQIAQAMVGGGAKALSVLTQPYLFEGSPQYFMEIRKQVKIPMLMKDIVVDKVQIDAARKIGADYMLLIQSLFDVGLLKDIDEYIDYGHKNGLMVLLEAHTKSEFTNSLKTKADLVGINNRNLDTLQIDINTTKKLLEGFDNHRIIVSESGIETPQDIQFLKKCGAGAFLVGSSIMKSEDIKENVRSLVNGI